A part of uncultured Treponema sp. genomic DNA contains:
- a CDS encoding SH3 domain-containing protein codes for MKKIINFILVFLLFSKIFAYEVNDFSDCEWFDNISVEYIINYQKPIFDKYDIVSFSFPKKNNSSDYKDWGYYSISGIGGVGAIYSVEKKDDNKFVFEYGYFPSSDNQNEKPVKMSEPNICTVYVQNENTLILVNPPLGIYRKTLYRKNLGKNPNVKMEDGVVNDLNVRIRLEPNTKGLVLGKLQTGTNVKIIKQSEPYIADGKNNCWYQIQLDGYPVCWIFGEYISKREDYFKNFGVVE; via the coding sequence ATGAAAAAAATCATTAATTTCATATTGGTATTTTTATTGTTCTCGAAAATATTTGCGTATGAAGTTAACGATTTTTCAGATTGCGAATGGTTTGACAATATATCTGTAGAATATATCATTAATTATCAGAAGCCGATTTTTGATAAATACGATATTGTAAGTTTCAGTTTTCCTAAGAAAAATAATTCGTCTGATTATAAAGACTGGGGATATTACAGCATTTCCGGAATAGGAGGAGTTGGAGCTATTTATTCAGTAGAAAAAAAGGATGATAATAAGTTCGTTTTCGAATATGGCTATTTTCCTTCTTCAGATAATCAAAATGAGAAACCTGTAAAAATGTCTGAACCTAATATATGTACAGTTTATGTTCAAAATGAAAATACTTTAATTCTTGTAAATCCTCCGCTTGGCATATACAGAAAAACTTTGTATAGAAAAAATTTGGGCAAGAATCCAAATGTAAAAATGGAAGACGGCGTTGTAAACGATTTAAATGTAAGAATTAGACTTGAACCAAATACAAAAGGACTTGTTTTAGGCAAATTGCAAACTGGAACTAATGTAAAAATAATAAAGCAATCAGAACCATATATAGCTGATGGAAAAAATAATTGTTGGTATCAAATACAACTGGATGGCTATCCTGTATGCTGGATATTTGGAGAGTATATATCCAAGAGAGAAGATTATTTCAAGAATTTCGGAGTAGTAGAATAA
- a CDS encoding glycine hydroxymethyltransferase yields the protein MPTPLENYVKECGGKLNPAMTSYVANLQLVSDVAPEIAEDIVKELETQRRHLKLVASENYCSLNVQAAMGNLLTDKYAEGFPEHRYYGGCENIDSVEKTAAKEAAELFGADYAYVQPHAGCDANLVAYWAILSKTVETPTLEEMGVKSLAELNAEQFDILRKRFGNQRLMGLDYSCGGHLTHGYKMNVSARMFESHPYGVDKETGLLDYDAIEKQAMEVKPLILLTGFSAYPRKINFKRFREIADKCGAVLMVDMAHFAGLVAGKVFTGDYDPVKWADVVTTTTHKTLRGPRGALILCKKEFTDYVNKGCPMVLGGPLNHIVAAKAVAFKEAKTPAYQAYAQNVVKNAQALAAACIEKGMKLQTGGTDNHLMLVDVTTYGLTGKQAEAALFKCGVTANANALPYDKNGAWWTSGIRIGTPGLTTLGMNENDMKKVAEIIDLVLKGTKPGLTKDGKPAKGKIELDESVQAKAEKEVQELLSKHVLYPELDLDFLKKEFVKGL from the coding sequence ATGCCTACTCCACTTGAAAACTATGTAAAGGAATGCGGCGGAAAACTGAATCCTGCCATGACTTCCTATGTTGCGAATCTTCAGCTTGTCTCTGATGTAGCCCCGGAAATTGCAGAAGACATTGTAAAGGAGCTTGAAACCCAGCGTCGGCATTTAAAGCTTGTGGCAAGTGAAAACTACTGCTCGCTCAATGTTCAGGCCGCAATGGGAAACCTTCTTACAGACAAATACGCGGAAGGGTTTCCGGAGCACCGTTACTACGGCGGATGCGAAAACATCGATTCAGTAGAAAAAACTGCCGCAAAAGAAGCCGCCGAGCTTTTTGGAGCAGACTACGCTTATGTTCAGCCTCATGCCGGATGCGACGCGAACCTTGTTGCTTACTGGGCAATTCTTTCAAAGACTGTTGAAACTCCAACTCTTGAGGAAATGGGCGTAAAGTCTCTTGCGGAGCTTAATGCCGAGCAGTTCGACATTCTGCGCAAAAGATTCGGCAACCAGCGTCTTATGGGGCTTGACTATTCATGCGGCGGACACCTTACTCACGGATACAAAATGAATGTTTCCGCCCGTATGTTTGAAAGCCATCCTTACGGAGTTGACAAGGAAACCGGGCTTCTGGACTACGATGCAATAGAAAAACAGGCGATGGAAGTAAAGCCTCTTATTCTTCTTACAGGATTCAGCGCATATCCAAGAAAAATCAACTTTAAGAGATTCCGCGAGATTGCTGACAAATGCGGCGCAGTTCTTATGGTGGACATGGCGCACTTTGCAGGTCTTGTTGCAGGAAAAGTTTTCACAGGCGACTACGACCCTGTAAAATGGGCTGATGTTGTTACGACTACAACACACAAGACTTTACGCGGACCACGCGGCGCGCTCATTCTATGCAAGAAAGAGTTCACAGACTATGTGAACAAAGGCTGCCCTATGGTTCTAGGCGGACCTCTGAACCACATTGTCGCGGCAAAAGCTGTTGCTTTCAAAGAGGCGAAAACTCCTGCATATCAGGCTTATGCGCAGAATGTTGTAAAGAACGCCCAGGCTCTTGCTGCTGCCTGCATTGAAAAAGGAATGAAACTTCAGACCGGCGGAACAGACAATCACCTTATGCTCGTTGACGTTACAACTTACGGTCTTACAGGAAAACAGGCGGAGGCGGCACTGTTCAAATGCGGTGTTACAGCAAACGCAAACGCTCTTCCTTATGACAAGAACGGAGCCTGGTGGACTTCTGGAATCCGCATTGGAACTCCGGGGCTTACAACTTTGGGCATGAATGAAAACGACATGAAGAAAGTCGCGGAAATTATTGACCTTGTCCTAAAGGGAACAAAGCCAGGACTTACAAAAGACGGAAAGCCTGCAAAGGGAAAAATAGAGCTTGATGAATCAGTTCAGGCAAAGGCAGAAAAAGAAGTTCAGGAGCTTCTTTCAAAGCACGTTCTTTATCCAGAACTTGACCTTGATTTCCTTAAAAAAGAATTTGTAAAAGGACTTTAA
- a CDS encoding formylglycine-generating enzyme family protein, whose translation MEIQLLRGGADRNNSDDSVKTALEEGVTSANVDKLMIAVPGKNFSILATEVTQELYKSVMGENPSSFKGEKNLPVETVSWYDAVYFCNKLSKICGLTPVYDVDGETDVEKWSYVPNKGNEITKTVSQNENANGYRLPTVAEWQWAAKGGQEFTYSGSGNLDEVGWYNGNSEEKTHPVAQKDPNGYGLYDMSGNVWEWCWDSDSGDGRYDCGGWLNYAGLCGVVGYEIWDLAGYRSGRLGFRIVRSTGK comes from the coding sequence GTGGAGATTCAATTGTTGAGGGGGGGGGCTGACAGAAACAATTCCGATGACTCTGTCAAAACTGCCTTGGAAGAGGGCGTTACGTCTGCAAATGTTGACAAGCTGATGATTGCTGTTCCGGGGAAGAATTTTTCTATTCTTGCAACAGAAGTTACACAGGAGCTTTACAAGTCAGTTATGGGAGAAAATCCGAGCTCATTCAAAGGAGAAAAAAATCTTCCTGTGGAAACTGTGAGCTGGTATGACGCAGTTTATTTTTGCAACAAATTAAGTAAGATTTGCGGTTTGACTCCAGTCTATGATGTTGATGGCGAAACTGATGTAGAAAAATGGAGCTATGTTCCTAATAAGGGAAATGAAATAACAAAAACTGTAAGCCAAAATGAAAATGCCAACGGCTACCGCCTGCCAACAGTAGCTGAATGGCAGTGGGCTGCAAAGGGAGGGCAGGAATTCACGTACAGCGGCAGCGGCAACCTTGACGAAGTAGGCTGGTATAACGGCAACAGCGAGGAAAAAACACATCCTGTAGCACAGAAAGATCCTAACGGCTACGGTCTTTACGACATGAGCGGCAATGTTTGGGAATGGTGCTGGGATTCCGACAGCGGCGACGGACGCTATGACTGCGGCGGCTGGCTCAACTACGCCGGGCTCTGCGGGGTGGTGGGCTACGAGATCTGGGATCTCGCCGGCTACAGGAGCGGCCGCCTGGGCTTCCGCATTGTCCGTAGTACAGGCAAGTAA
- a CDS encoding valine--tRNA ligase — protein sequence MKAIELEKSYNPKDFEDRIYAEWVQTGCFKPASDKDSPVHECYLNKSKKSAVSKYTVVIPPPNVTGVLHMGHGLNNTLQDIVVRYHRMKGDDTLWIPGTDHAGIATQNVVEKQLKKEGKTRNDLGREKFLERTWQVKEDHHNTIVKQQRKLGNSVDWNRERFTMDEGLSKAVRNVFVTLYERGLIYKGHYLVNWCPRCGTALADDEVEHTDTDGFMYHIYYEFEDGSGKIEIATTRPETLLGDTAVAVNPEDERYKSVVGKKLKLPLTDRVINLIADSYVDKEFGTGMVKITPAHDPNDWEVGKRNNLEVINILNPDGTLNNNCPEKYRGLKCPEARKLIIEDLKELGLYKGEEKIKHSVGHCYRCSTVVEPYLSDQWFVKMKPLADKALAAWKNEEFVFYPRKWENTFSHWMENIRDWCISRQLWWGHRIPVWYCDCGQTIVSRADPEKCPKCGADASHLKQDPDVLDTWFSSWLWPFSTLGWPEKTSDLEHFYPTTALVTAYDIIFFWVSRMIMAGLEFTGKSPFHDIYIHGLVRDKQGRKMSKSLGNGIDPLEIIDLYGADALKFTLSYMCAQGQDVLVDKDSFKMGSRFCNKVWNASRYILGNLEGRTLIPVADSDLNELDKWIYTCLDNAVKNARAAFEGYRYNDGASAIYEYFWNDFCDWYVEATKLSFKNGDDHEKDRAVSVLLNVLEESLRLLHPYIPFVTEEIYSKLPLSQIVENRKKAGEQKILPSDEYTGLLVTAPYPEEKASRVNKEITERFETLKELIRTLRGLRVECGIDPASKLHIAVKISKGSSAEVIKEKTDMVCLLAGISKVDFVESNPEKSIGAVGTGFEAFLLVDESVNKEQLRQKFTRDIEYETENVRRSTNKLNGKFAEHAPAEVVQEERNRMEEAQRRIEKLNLYLKNL from the coding sequence ATGAAAGCTATTGAACTTGAAAAATCATACAATCCAAAAGATTTTGAAGATAGAATTTATGCTGAATGGGTTCAGACAGGATGCTTTAAGCCTGCGTCCGACAAGGATTCTCCGGTGCATGAATGTTACTTGAACAAGTCTAAAAAATCAGCGGTTTCAAAGTATACAGTCGTAATTCCTCCGCCAAACGTTACAGGCGTTCTTCACATGGGGCATGGACTGAACAACACGCTTCAGGATATTGTTGTGCGCTATCACAGAATGAAAGGCGACGACACTCTTTGGATTCCTGGAACTGACCACGCCGGAATTGCCACGCAGAATGTTGTTGAAAAACAGCTTAAAAAAGAAGGAAAGACCCGCAATGACCTTGGACGTGAAAAATTCCTTGAGCGCACTTGGCAGGTAAAAGAAGACCATCACAACACAATTGTTAAACAGCAGCGCAAGCTCGGAAATTCCGTTGACTGGAATCGTGAGCGTTTTACAATGGACGAAGGTCTTTCTAAGGCTGTGCGCAATGTTTTTGTTACTCTCTATGAGCGCGGACTTATCTATAAAGGACATTATCTTGTAAACTGGTGTCCTCGCTGCGGAACGGCTCTTGCCGATGATGAAGTTGAGCACACAGACACAGATGGCTTCATGTATCACATTTACTATGAGTTTGAGGACGGCTCTGGAAAAATTGAAATCGCCACAACCCGCCCAGAAACTTTGCTTGGCGATACTGCGGTTGCCGTAAATCCAGAAGATGAGCGTTACAAGTCTGTCGTCGGAAAAAAACTTAAGCTTCCGCTTACTGACCGTGTAATAAATTTGATTGCAGATTCTTACGTTGACAAGGAATTTGGAACTGGAATGGTAAAAATCACTCCGGCGCACGATCCTAACGACTGGGAAGTTGGAAAAAGAAACAATCTTGAAGTTATAAACATTTTAAATCCGGACGGAACATTAAACAATAACTGTCCGGAAAAATACCGCGGTTTAAAATGCCCTGAAGCACGTAAGCTTATTATAGAAGATTTAAAGGAACTTGGACTTTACAAGGGCGAGGAAAAAATCAAGCATTCAGTTGGCCATTGCTACAGATGTTCAACTGTTGTAGAGCCGTATTTGAGCGACCAGTGGTTTGTAAAAATGAAGCCGCTTGCAGATAAAGCTCTTGCCGCTTGGAAGAACGAGGAATTTGTTTTTTATCCGCGCAAATGGGAAAACACATTCTCTCACTGGATGGAAAATATCCGCGACTGGTGCATAAGCCGTCAGCTTTGGTGGGGACACAGAATTCCTGTATGGTACTGCGACTGCGGACAGACAATTGTAAGCCGCGCTGATCCTGAAAAATGCCCTAAATGCGGCGCAGATGCTTCTCATCTAAAGCAGGATCCTGATGTTCTTGACACTTGGTTCTCTTCTTGGCTTTGGCCGTTCAGCACTCTTGGCTGGCCTGAAAAAACTTCCGACCTTGAGCATTTCTACCCGACTACGGCTCTTGTTACAGCCTACGATATTATTTTCTTCTGGGTAAGCCGCATGATTATGGCAGGCCTTGAATTCACAGGAAAATCTCCGTTCCATGATATTTATATTCACGGACTTGTTCGTGACAAGCAGGGCAGAAAGATGTCCAAGTCGCTTGGAAACGGAATTGACCCGCTTGAAATTATCGACCTTTACGGCGCGGACGCTCTTAAATTTACTTTGAGTTATATGTGCGCGCAGGGTCAGGATGTTCTTGTAGACAAGGATTCATTCAAGATGGGAAGCCGCTTCTGCAACAAGGTATGGAACGCAAGTCGCTATATTCTTGGAAATCTTGAAGGCAGGACTCTTATTCCTGTTGCTGATTCAGACCTTAATGAGCTTGACAAGTGGATTTATACTTGCCTTGACAACGCCGTAAAAAATGCAAGGGCTGCTTTTGAAGGCTACCGTTACAACGACGGTGCTTCTGCAATCTATGAATATTTCTGGAACGATTTCTGCGACTGGTATGTTGAAGCCACAAAGCTTTCGTTTAAGAATGGAGATGACCACGAAAAAGACCGCGCGGTTTCTGTTCTGCTGAATGTTCTTGAAGAAAGCCTTCGTTTGCTTCATCCGTACATTCCTTTTGTTACAGAAGAAATTTATTCAAAATTGCCTTTGTCTCAGATTGTGGAAAACCGCAAGAAAGCCGGCGAGCAGAAAATTCTTCCTTCCGATGAATACACAGGACTTCTTGTTACAGCTCCGTATCCAGAGGAAAAAGCAAGCCGTGTGAACAAAGAAATTACAGAGCGATTTGAAACTTTAAAGGAGCTTATAAGGACTTTGCGCGGACTTCGTGTTGAATGCGGAATCGATCCTGCAAGCAAACTTCACATTGCCGTAAAAATTTCCAAAGGCTCAAGCGCGGAAGTAATAAAAGAAAAGACAGACATGGTTTGCCTTTTGGCTGGAATCAGCAAGGTTGACTTTGTGGAATCAAATCCTGAAAAATCAATTGGAGCTGTCGGTACTGGATTCGAAGCGTTCCTTTTGGTTGATGAAAGCGTGAATAAAGAGCAGCTAAGGCAGAAGTTTACACGCGACATTGAATATGAAACAGAAAATGTCCGCAGAAGCACAAACAAGCTGAACGGAAAATTTGCCGAGCACGCTCCAGCCGAAGTTGTTCAGGAAGAAAGAAACCGCATGGAAGAAGCTCAGCGCCGCATAGAAAAGCTTAATTTGTACTTGAAGAATTTGTAG